Within Apostichopus japonicus isolate 1M-3 chromosome 23, ASM3797524v1, whole genome shotgun sequence, the genomic segment AAACCGAGCAAAAAGAAGTCAACGAGTCGATCAAGATCGGCTGGAAAATCTCTTGCACAGGAGAAGACATGTCACATATGCCAAAAACAGTTTAGCAAGAGAAGTGGCTTGCTCACACACCAAAAAGCATTCCATGATAAATTCCTCCCTCATAAGTGTGATTTATGCAATAAAGCATTTGTGTATCCCAAGGAACTCAGGATGCATAAGTTATCACACACTGGAGAACGGCCTTATCACTGCGACATCTGTAATAAAGGTTTCATTGCTCGCAAAGATGTACAGAGACACCAGCCAGTGCACACGGGTGAAAGAGCTTTCGTCTGTCAGATTTGCAAAGCAACATTTGCCCATAAAGCCAACTTGGATCGCCACGTTAAGAGCAAACATGAGGGTAGGAGGCCATATGTTTGTTCATTATGTGTAGATAAAAAGTACTGCGATAGAGGTGGTTTACGTAAACATCTAGCGTCAGTCCACAGAATATTTGATGTTCCGAGGAAGAAGGTCGTTCACAGAATGATCCCCTCGGAGGAAATTGTGAGAGACTCGCTCAGAATCAGTCATTTGCAAAGTCTGGGTGAAAACTATGACATGGGCCAAACTACAGATTTAATCCACACTGAGGCCTTTACAACAAACCATAATGTAGCTCTAACAGGAGAGACGGTCATTCTGGGAGAACTTGATGTGTCAGCAGCAACAGTGGTAGAGGAGGCGTCCAAAAATTTATCAACCTCCTCTGACCATGTCAATCCAGACTCTGCAGTCCACATTCTTAGTGACACTCATATTGTTGAGAGTGCTTCCAAAATTCTGCAGCAGTTGAGCCAGAACATAGCAGAGTTGAGTGAAAACCAATCTGCTCACCAAACTTTGCAACTTAGACTAAATGACTCTGGAGGACAAAACATTCCAGGTAAACCCAATATGGCTCCTACCATGGTAAAAACCAGTGGAGAACTGTTGACAACCCAAACAATAACGGAGCAGTCCGATGAAGCTCTCATCAACATAGCATTCACTGATCCCAAATTCAGTGTCGAAACATCCTCAAAGGACTCTGAAATAAATCTACTCACTGGAAACTGGAAATCTTCTACAAATTCCCTCAGTGAAGAAGATAGGAATACGTCAGAAACAAATGTTAATACTGAACAATTGAACAAGTTAGAGGACATACAGACAGCGCTGCAAATTGTTGAGAGTCCGTCATCTTAAATTAGCAATCAAGATTGACATGTAAAGTCTCCCTGATGGCTCCCTAGAATGATGACCCTTTTATAGGAACAATGTCATTTTTGCAGTTTGGGAGTTTGCAAATGAGAACCATGTGCTGTTCTTTGCATCCTTCTTTGACAATTCTTCACATAAAAAAATCTCCATTTTTCAATAAAAGGTACTACTTCTGTTCATAAGCTATTTACATTTTGCATTCCACTTCCAGTACAGTAACATGAGGTTACACAATATCTTACATAGGAATTGACCAATGTTATAATAAATACTGAATTGTGGGTCATTCAGATTGTGTATTCATGAAGGTGCTCATTATAATTAATGTCCCATGGCTCTCTTGATGGtcagaaaattgaggtcaagggtcagaTGTGATCACATTCTGTTTGTTTCattgaaaagttttcaaagaGCTCCTTGAACTGCAGAAATGACTTGCTCTTGACTACGTCATCAGGAATCATTTCTGGGTAAAATTATAAACTGCAATTTACGACTTGTGCTTCAGCCTTTTAACTGAAACAAAATAGTTTTAAATATGTAACGTTTAAGGTATTTGTCTGATGTAGACTAGGATCACTTTAACTTGTCAAaattcaaaaagaaattttaccTATCATAGGACAAAGGCTATGTAACTACAAATCAAATAAACAAGACTTTCTGTGTAATGGTAATGCTCACAGCATTTTAAGTGAATATTAATATGTAATATGTCACATACATGTAGTGCTAGTATGTACTACTTTATTTGCTATTGCTAGTTGATCAATGTTGCGATACTATTTCACGGTAAATATACCATACCATAGCAACATTGTTCACCTTGACTAATCAAGGGCCTATTCAAGAAATGAGCTAAGTATGAAACATTCATCAATATGCTATTTGAATGGCATGAATACTAACCTAAACAGTATGTTGTGCAACAAACTGAGTAAAGCAGAGAGAAGCAATTTTGATGAATTACTCGCttattaacaatataataatgTAGGAGGCCGCCTTAGTTTGATCAGTTGCATTGTTACTTTGAATAATAAAATTGGGAAGTTTTGCAAAAATACTGACCAACTAAGAAAATATGCTTTGTCACATCCATTAGGTTTATTCTGCTTAGCTATCTTTCAATTATAAATGTGTTGCTggttaataaatgaaataaaaaatcaaataacCTGTGTCagtattatttaattatttcctttaattattACTTCAAGTAATGAAAAACTTCATGGTCTCTTTTGtagtataaaaattaaaattcatgAAATGAAGAATGAAATTTGCAATGTTTAGGTGGTATAATTTATTCAATTTGTATAAGAGTTTAAAGGATGAGACAACAATATCTTAAACTTTGTGTATCTTAAAAACTTTTGTTGTCATGTAAACTGATTTCTCCATAAATACTGGCTAAGTAAATAAAGTGAGCAGAAGGACACAAAACTGGTTAAAAATGAGAATTTAAGGCCATATAACTTTAATTTCACATGATGGTCACTCAATGCTTAACTTTACCTATCCAGTTTACAGTCTGTCTCAAGCATTTTATCGTCTAAGATAACACTCCTCAAATTTAAAATGCCAAGTTTAAATCTCAATATTCAGAGACTTCAAATTTAACACTCCTCaatatctgtaaatattaaGATATTGGTTGGACCTGACCTTTAGCTATTTTAGCAGGGCCATCATTAATACCGACGTACATTTCTGGTCACTTCTTTGCAGTCGTAGTGCCGTTACAGAGGTCTGCCCTCTATCACATAGGGCAACATGGGtcttcttttctattttgaattcTTTTGCTTTATATGAATAAATAACCATGTTTGAAGTGTGATAACTGGCTTCAAAGTCACTGCTCAGCAGTATAATATGGCTTCAAATATCCCTTCAAGTTCAACAAAAATGATCACTTGTTCAGCCCTGCAACTTGGCACATCATTTTCCTATTCGTGAAATAACTTCTTGTAAAAATCCTTGAAATTCTCTTCTGGCAAATGAATTGTCTGTGGTGCATTTCATGGTTATTTCTGCACTAACATCATCTTCACTGTTTAACACTACCTCCAATAGAAAGACAGCTTCAGTATTGTTATcctgtaaaataaaaacagataaacaaataaaaccaGACAGATAgctagataaataaataaatggatggatgaatgaacaAATGACTAAACTTCAACTCAATGTCATTGTGTCAATTTTAAATTGTGAAAGCTTTCCTTGTTGGGGGCACTCATTTGCCAGACAATCTTTTATTTGTAAATTCTGTTACCCATGCTGTTCGATTGGTGTGAGTTCATGACAAATGCAAAAGGTTTCCCAAAGTCTCCCAAAACAAATCCAATAAACAAGTCACTGACTGCTTACTCGATCAGGAAACCAACAATAACGACTTCAGTATTTAGTGAAATTGAATGAATTctgtcaaatttgaaatttcaacAGCTTCTATAACACAGTTCAAATGTAGAACTACACTTTTCCTGCAAACTATACAGTGATACTGATTTTTCTGGTATTTGCATAAACTAACAAAACTACATAAACAGAGAGAGCTGATAAAGTCACTACAAACCTTTGCAAACAAGAAAGCCCTCCATGGAAAGGTGCCTTCAGGTGTTGATGCCATTGTGCTGATGCCTTCAGTCTCCAGAGCATCAAGAAGAGCTGTGATTTGTAGGTTTGTTGTGAATGATTTCAATTCACTGAAAGAAAGGCACATCATAGTATGTAACTCAGAAATTTAGCAcaagaaatatcacaaaagacAACAAACTGATGACCTGCAGTAGAAAGGCCTGCTAgtagagggaaggggaggggatgagaGGGGGGTCTATAACATTTAGGGGTTTGTCCAAGCACTCCAATTATGAGGTGAAACAACATGACAACATATATAATGTACTACACCACTAGAGTACCCCACCTCTTCCTCCAATGGTCTCCCTCCAGTCAGAAAACTTGTGTCCACTTTAACTTATATTCTGAGTAATCTCTCACAATTAAACAAAACCCAAAATGATTTATAAGAAAGGAAATGACCACCGAAGAGGACTTTTTATACCCTAACAAAACTGTGGATAGTTGCTTTTAAAATATCCATGGTGTAAACATCATATTCATACAGTACAACAAGTTAAATCTTAGTGTCCCACGAGTTATAAGAGATACAAATACGGCGACCTATGTCAAGTGACTTACATTGCCTGTAGTGTGGTCCACTTTGATTCAAATTCCTCAGGTGACACAGAAAATGACTTGTCTAATTCTATACTACTGCCCTCATCTTCTGCCCTTTGTTCAGTTGTCTCTTCTTCAGCTGGTTGGTTGGCAACGGAAGACAGTGGTACTCTCAATGTTTCCAAGGATTCTCTAGTTTCTTCCAGTTCATTTGAAAGATCATTAAGAGGActttcacctttgacctctccATCTTGTGTTACTGCTGTTATATCGATGAGCTGACCTTCTACTGGTGATGACGGTGTTTCAGTCATGTCACTTTGAGTTATGTGATCTTGTAGGACTTCATCATCTTGTATCGTCCATTTCTTCTTTGAATCTGTTTAGGAATGAAGATTGTACTGCTCAGTATGTACTGCTCAGTTCCAAAATTTGGAAGTACCTGATTTGTCTGCAGGGGATCGGTGGTGGCACAACAGGTTACCTGGACTACAACATACAATTAATATGCTCCACTCAAAAGACTTAGATTTTAATCATCTCCAGACAATGTCAGtacaaaaataaaggaaatcaCAGATATGGCTACATCTAAACAAAGACAATTTTACATGTCCTCCATGTATGCATCAACAATCATTGTGTGATGTGTACGTGCTTATCCAACTGAAATCTATACATGAGTAGGGAAAGAGCATACCCCTGTCTGTGAGTTGGTTGTAAGGATGGACTGAGGACATCTGTGTATGCAAACCACACAACTCACTCATACCCCTGTCTGTGAGTTGGTTGTAAGGATGGACCGAGGATGTCTGTGTATGCCAACCACACAGCTCTCTCAAACCCCTGTCTGTGAGTTGGTTGTAAGGATGGACTTACGACGTCTGTGTATGCCAACCACACAACTCCCTCATACCCCTGTCTGTGTGTTGGTTGTAAGGATGGACTGAGGACATCTGTGTATGCCAACCACACAACTCCCTCATACCCCTGTCTGTGAGTTGGTTGTAAGGATGGACTGAGGACGTCTGTGTATGCCAACCACACAACTCCCTCATACCCCTGTCTGTGAGTTGGTTGTAAGGATGGACTGAGGACGTTTGTGTATGCCAACCACACAGTACCCTCATACCCCTGTCTGTGAGTCGGTTGTAAGGATGGACTGAGGACATCTGTGTATGCCAACCACACAGCTCTCTCAAACCCCTGTCTGTGAGTTGGTTGTAAGGATGGACTTAGGACGTCTGTGTATGCCAACCACACAACTCCCTCATACCCCTGTCTGTGTGTTGGTTGTAAGGATGGACTGAGGACATCTGTGTATGCCAACCACACAACTCCCTCATACCCCTGTCTGTGAGTTGGTTGTAAGGATGGAATGAGGACGTCTGTGTATGCAAACCACACAACTCCCTCATACCCCTGTCTGTGAGTTGGTTGTAAGGATGGACTGAGGACGTTTGTGTATGCCAACCACACAGTACCCTCATACCCCTGTCTGTGAGTCAGTTGTAAGGATGGACTGAGGACATCTGTGTATGCCAACCACACAACTCCCTCATAACCCTGTCTGTGAGTTGGTTGTAAGGATGGACTGAGGACGTTTGTGTATGCCAACCACACAGTACCCTCATACCCCTGTCTGTGAGTTGGTTTTAAGGATGGACTGAGGACATCTGTGTATGCCAACCACACAACTCCCTCTGACAACCATCTTACATCACAACAATAGCCTGACCTGTAGTTTTACCTCAATATTTCTCCAGGCTAGATTATTGACAAAGGTTTATTTAATATAGTAATGGTAATATAACTCACTGACAAATAGTTTCACAGAGTTGAGAATTGGTGGTGAACTTTTCTCTGATATAATTTCATATGATTGGTCGATTTGAGTTCTTGCTGAGAAAATAACTTCTTTGGccttcaaaagaaagaaaataaaacaatgccATCTTCAAATTAAGGTTAAATCTGCAGTATAAGTACCATATCAAGGCCCTTAGTTGGCTGTTTAATGCATTCTAAGAACAGGAATTTGATTTCTCTATtaattgcatataattaacAGCAAAGTTGGTGTTACTTTCAATTGCTTAACAAATA encodes:
- the LOC139965015 gene encoding uncharacterized protein; this encodes MESNAKKIEEANSSFLVVKSGVDIMKDAIFQEIVTCVESNGIILALLEGSKEETVLQQIVDTLHKVRVLGLTHDACRILVSHDQMATNEEKQASSMKRDTETTNLMAPSTADRSQQNISSHITLEEGVRNALFGEIVQSIAKNECSLIMATGLKSDETLQTALEVLGNACIIYLAPDACEVLLVNRLKPSKKKSTSRSRSAGKSLAQEKTCHICQKQFSKRSGLLTHQKAFHDKFLPHKCDLCNKAFVYPKELRMHKLSHTGERPYHCDICNKGFIARKDVQRHQPVHTGERAFVCQICKATFAHKANLDRHVKSKHEGRRPYVCSLCVDKKYCDRGGLRKHLASVHRIFDVPRKKVVHRMIPSEEIVRDSLRISHLQSLGENYDMGQTTDLIHTEAFTTNHNVALTGETVILGELDVSAATVVEEASKNLSTSSDHVNPDSAVHILSDTHIVESASKILQQLSQNIAELSENQSAHQTLQLRLNDSGGQNIPGKPNMAPTMVKTSGELLTTQTITEQSDEALINIAFTDPKFSVETSSKDSEINLLTGNWKSSTNSLSEEDRNTSETNVNTEQLNKLEDIQTALQIVESPSS